TCTACATACGGAAGAAGAAAACTTACATTTAGAAAACAATCAACACGATGTTACTTTACCTTTTTTTCCGTTTCATGATAGATTAGTTAAactaacaaaaaagaaaaaagaaatagcattgaaatatatttttattgacCAATCAGAATTGCCTCCCAGGATCTATAATTGTCTCAAAAGTCCAATATACATACATTATTGGACCTTTTGAATAACAGTCGAGAAGACCTTATGAAAATTGAACACTTTCGCATAGAAGATGTAAAACAAATATTGGGCATTCTAGAAAAGAAGTAGAAAAAGCATTTCgaaattgatttatcaaaatttttaatcCAATGGATTTTGAACCTTCAGCACAATCCATAGATTCGGACCAGAATTGAATAAATGTATCTAGGGAGAATTCACTTTGCCTTTGAAGTGACTACTCCCTAGATACGCACATcatgatattttttttttaattgattcAATTTAAAAAAGACCTAAAGTTAGGATTTATCAATCGGTAATGTTGCTCCAATACCCAACCAAAGGGCTACTGCAGTACCAATCAAAAAAACGGTTGTCGCTACTGGACGACGAAATGGATTTTGGAATTTATTAACATTTTCCAAAAACGGTACTGTTAATAATCCCGCGGGTACTGAAACCATTAAAAGAACACCCAATAACTTGTTAGGTACTGTACGAAGTATTTGAAATACAGGAAAGAAATACCATTCAGGTAATATTTCCAAAGGAGTTGCAAATGGATCCGCGGGTTCACCAATCATTGAAGGTTCTAGAACCGCTAAGCCCACGTTACAAGCAATAGTACCGAGAATTACTActggaaaaatatataaaagatcaTTGGGCCATGCGGGTTCCCCATAATAATTATGACCCATACCTTTAGCTAATTTAGCTCTTAATACAGGATCGTTCAAGTCAGGTTTTTTTGTTATTAGGATAGGTGAATTTTCTAGATCCATCCCCCAAAGGAACCGGACATGATAATTTTTCATCATCCGGCTCAAGCAAAAGTCAATCGAATCAAATGGATACAAACGGATACCTATAAAATAAATCTATATTctatatgtttaaaataaatcTATATGTTATCCCCACATATATGAATGGTTCCATATGTAAGAAAAAAGTTACCCGATTCCATTTTACGGAGTTGCAATTATACATTCCAAGGAATTTCATTTTTACAGGTAAATGCTCAATACCCAAGTAGGCGTACAAAATTGATCGTGATCAAGTGCTTTATGGGTCGTCTTAGGCCTTGCGATTCACCTTTATCCCAAAAATATATCGAGATTTTTTACATACAAAGGATTTACTTGTTACTAATATAGTCTAGCCTTTGCTCTTCTTTAGATCCCTTGTTTCACTCCGATAGTATAATTAAATCGGGTCGATGCAGAAGAAATGAATGCATTttcatactattaagataagaaagtaaaaaaaaaactaaaatctaaTTTTGATTATGCCAAATCACTTATTCTACTGGATCTTACGGAGCCCTATTTATACACAACATCGTCAGGTCTGATCATAGAAAAGATTCTCTTCAAGCGAACCAGCCTATCCTTTGTATGGGGCTTACACGGTGGTTGAAACAAAGACACATTTGGTTGTGAATTCCAATGTAGCAGATAAAGGCATATTTCTGCACGGCCCAATCAATAGTTCAAGTCACACACTCCCATAATCCATTTTCTCTTCGGGGAATTCCCTTCAACTATTCATGTCAAATAAATACTAGAATATTGTTGTAGTTGAAAGGAAATATCCAAATACAtgtcttattttttttttcaataatccATATTTGTAGCAATGAAATACTATTGTTCCTCCCCCAAGTAATAAGATAAATTATTGGTTACAATATAGCTATGGTCTATATTCTCTATAAAGGACCAGAAATGCCTTGCTTACGTATCATTAGGAAATGCATTAACATAAATACAGCAGTAAGAAGGGGTAATACAAAAGTGTGTAAACTATAAAAACGGGTCAAAGTGGATTGTCCCACACTAGCACTTCCACGTAATAACTCTACCAAAGGCGATCCTATTACCGGAATAGCTTCCGGAACGCCTGTTACGATTTTGACTGCCCAATAACCAATTTGGTCCCGAGGTAAGGAATAACCTGTTACGCCAAAAGATGCGGTCAACACACCCAGAACCACGCCTGTAACCCAAGTTAATTCGCGAGGTTTTTTAAAACCACCAGTGAGATAGACACGAAATACGTGCAGGATCATCATTAAGACCATCATACTTGCCGACCATCGATGAACTGATCGGATTAACCAACCAAAGTTAGCTTCAGTCATTATGTATTGAACAGAAGCAAAAGCCTCAGTAACGGTTGGACGATAGTAAAAAGTCATAGCAAATCCTGTAGCTACTTGTACCAAAAAACAAGTAAGCGTAATTCCTCCTAGACAATAAAATATGTTAACATGAGGAGGAACATATTTACTAGTTATATCATCTGCAATCGCCTGAATTTCGAGGCGCTCTTCGAACCAATCATAGACTTTATTGAGATAGGTAAACCAAGAGGACCCCCCCCCGAGAACCGTATATGAGAATTTCATCTCGTACAGCTCAAACAAAAACACCCAAGTATTAGCTGAAACGGATATGGAATAGAAAGTTTGAAACTTCTTAatcttttcattcaattttatctgAAGACACAAAAGAGTGAAAATCCGAAAGCTCTTTGTTGTAGTTGTAATTATAATGCCAAAAAATCAAGTCGGCGCAGTCGTCTTTATGTTGATCGTTACAGGCCTCTTGAATCTTCTATTTACCtacttatttctttttctttgctttGATTTGTTCTTTGTATGAAATGTGGCTTtattcttgttttctttctttttgatagGAATTCTCTTGTTAAGACCCTATGAATCAATTGAAACTTCAGATTCATACCAGAACCGCGATGATTCAATAAAACCTTCAAACTAAGTCCAAAGATTCTTTGAGTAAGAACCATTGGATCATCACTTATTCAATCAATAGAatagatataataaataaaaatacaaagaaaagaaaGGTTTGTCCTTTGATCAAAATAAGCATAAACTAAATGagagtttgaaagaataaaaaatctttcgatttataaataatataactctttctttgaattttttttttgagtcCGGCCGCGAGGTTTGAATATTAAGTATGAATCATAGTTCAAATACTTTGTGATCCATTTCATATATTCCGTGCTCCAGATACTAGAATGACTATCCGACGGGATAAAACTATCTCGATCAAGATGACAGACCCATTTTCTGTACTATCAATAGGATCAATTATAACAAGTCACACACTCATATTCCGGAAATACAGAAACAAATAAATTTCGCGGTCGAACTACCGAAATAGAATGGGGCTAAAAAATCCGAGAACTAAAAGTTTCAATTTTTGTATTGAAACGCGAGGCTTCGTGATTCTTGTGAATCTAATTCATTGAAATTCCATCCAGTAAAACGGAAGAATTATAAATCTCCAAAATAATAGATAAGAATATCGCAAATAAAGCCATTGCGACACCCATCAAAGGAGTCGTTCCCCATCCAGGGGCTACCTTACCATATTCCGAATTCAATGGTTTCAAAAAATCCCCTACAACAGTTCGTCTTGGACCAGATCTAGAACTACCCTCAACGGTTTGTGTAGCCATAAATCTTATTTTGTATTCAGTGAGATCTGTTGACTTTGTATATCATTCCGCTGTAAATAAACAATCTTATCATAGACCCATTGTGATCTTGAAATTATATAATAATGGAAACAGCAACCTTAGTCGCCATCTCTATATCTGGTTTACTTGTAAGTTTTACTGGGTACGCCTTATATACTGCTTTTGGGCAACCCTCTCAACAATTAAGAGATCCATTCGAGGAACACGGGGACTAATTGAAGTAATGAGCCTCCCAATATTGGGAGGCTCATTACTTCAATTGAGATAATGAaaaatcatttcatttttttaGTTAGAATTTTAGGCGGTTCTCGAAAAAAGATAGCGAAAAAAATTATCCCTAGAGTAGATACTAAGAGGAATGTATAAACCAATGCTTCCATAAATTCGATCGTGGTTTACAATTATAGCTTCCGTACCTGTTTATTTGGAATCATCTCCCGAATAAAGAAAGAACAAGAATCAAAGAAAAGGCAGCGAtttaaatcaagatttttccAGCAGCCTATGGCAAATCACAAATAGAAGTAGAAGCAAAAAATAACAAAGCAATCTTGCATCAGACTACTTGTCTTCTTGTAGTTGGATCTCCAAGTTTTTGGAATGCTCCAAATTCCACTTGAGCATCCAAATCTGGATCAATACCGGCAAAAACATCTCTGAACAGGGTTCTAGCACCATGCCAAATGTGTCCGAAGAAGAAAAGCAAGGCAAACGAAGCATGCCCAAAAGTAAACCAACCCCTCGGACTGCTACGAAAAACACCATCGGATTTCAAAGTAGCACGATCTAATTCAAAAATTTCACCCAATTGAGCACGTCTAGCATATTTTTTCACAGTAGCAGGATCACTATAACTCACTCCATTGAGTTCGCCGCCATAGAACTCAACAGTTACACCTACTTGTTCGACACTATACTTTGATTCTGCCCTTCTAAAAGGGACATCCGCTCTAACAATTCCGTCTCCGTCTACCAAAACAACCGGAAATGTTTCAAAAAAAGTAGGCATACGACGTACAAAAAGTTCACGCCCGTCTTTATCTCTAAAGATAGGGTGCCCTAACCACCCAACGGCTATTCCATCCCCGTTGTCCATTGAACCCGCTCTGAATAATCCTCCTTTTGCCGGATTATTGCCAATGTAATCATAAAAAGCTAATTTTTCAGGAATTTTAGACCAAGCTTCTGATAAACTTTGATTTTCGGCTAACCCAGCACTAACCCTTCGATATATTTCTTGCTGGAAGTATCCTTGATCCCATTGATAACGAGTAGGACCAAATAATTCGATGGGGGTAGTTGCTGAACCATACCACATAGTTCCGGCAACAACAAAAGCTGCAAAAAAGACAGCAGCTATACTACTGGAAAGGACGGTTTCAATATTTCCCATACGTAATCCTTTGTATAAACGTTGGGGCGGGCGGACACTAAGATGGAATAAGCCCGCTAATATGCCCAATGTCCCTGCTGCAATATGATGAGAGGCTATTCCTCCCGGAACAAAAGGATCAAAACCTTCCACGCCCCACGCCGGATTTACAGGTTGGACCTTGCCAGTTAGTCCATAAGGGTCCGACACCCATATTCCAGGACCATACAATCCTGTTACATGAAATGCGCCAAAGCCAAAGCAAGCCACTCCTGAGAGAAATAAATGAATTCCAAAAATCTTGGGCAAATCCAAAGAAGGTTTTCCTGTGCGCTCATCACAAAAAATTTCTAGATCCCAATATACCCAATGCCAGATAGCTGCCAAGAAGCACAAGCCAGAAAACACAATATGTGCTCCGGCCACACCTTCGTAACTCCAAATACCCGGATTTGTTATAGTCCCCCCTGTAATACTCCAACCGCCCCATGAATTGGTTATTCCTAAACGAGTCATGAAGGGTATAACGAACATACCTTGTCTCCACATTGGATCAAGAACGGGATCGGAGGGATCAAAAACGGCTAATTCATATAGAGCCATTGAACCGGCCCAACCAGCAACCAGAGCCGTATGCATTATATGAACAGAAAGCAAGCGACCGGGATCATTCAATACGACAGTATGAACACGATACCAAGGCAAACCCATGGAAATACCCCTTTATCAACGAAAAATAGACACTATGTAACTTTATTGCATTGGAATACCTCCCCTTTTGGGTGGATTCTTTCGGAGAAAGGATTAATATTTGTTCTATTCCATTAGTAATTAAGGGAAGAATTCGGCTCAGAAGAAAAAAGAGAAGCAGATCTATTCTATACCCGATAAGTATCAATACGCAATGGGGGTTGATCCTATTTTTTATGAATGAACGTATCCCTATTTGTTCATCATTCAAAGGACCTATTGGTAAGAATTCTCTTTCATTCATTCtgtctttctttattttatattttatggccTTATTCTATCTATGTATAAAATATGAGGCCAATATTATTAAGACCATTATTACGCTTCCAGATCAAAGTGAAATATAGTATTtaattctttttctttcctttaatGCCTATTGGTGTTCCAAAAGTTCCTTTTCGAAATCCGGGAGAGGAAGATGCAGTTTGGGTTGACGTATAGTGCGACTTGTCAAATATATTGGGTCATATGGGATTCCCCCGTTCTCTCGCCCGATCGAGATATCCTCTGTTTCGCCCAAAAAAGATTGATTGAATTATCAAAATTTGTAGCGTGAAGTGTAATGAAGTGCAATTAGAGATCCATTTCATTTTTTTGGGGGGGTATCCAGATTAATATTTTCAATTAGAATGATTTATGGTTGGCTTGGTTGGACCGAAAAAATGAAGCATCCAGGCTCCGTTTAGAAAAAACCCAATTGGTAATACATTTATGATTACCACCTATATCATAATCATAAATCTTTTTTATTTACAAATTCGAAATAGAAATAAGAACGATTTCAAACTATTAATCAATCGAATAATATGAGAAATACGTTGAATATTTGGCGGAAAACATGAAAGAAAaaggaattaaaataaaaaaggaaatgaaATCATAGCAAAAAGATGTGGTATTGGGTCATTTGTCCTATATGCGCAAATCAAAATCGGGCGGATCTTTACTCGGAGTAGAGCATAAacctaaaaaaattgaataaaaaattgatGAAACCCATTCAGGAACAAGAAAATGACATCGTGATTTGGATTGAATCccaatgaaaaaaaaatagatcAATGAAAAGTTTGTGCGATAAGTTTAGCGAATTTTTCTATATTATAGATTATAGGAAAACGGGCCAAAACTTATctttctttaatttcattttatttaaaaaatgtaaGAAAAAGCCCCTTCGTTAGAAATTAGAAGTTAGAAAAGGCACACTAGAAAAAACGAAGGATGGCTGGAATCTACACATTGATTTTTTTTTCGCAATTTTTGTTGAACCGTATGCATCAAAAGGTGCCTGTACGGCTACTAAGGGATACAATTTTATCCTAATCAACCGACTTTATCGAGAAAGATTACTTTTTTTAGGCCAAGAGGTTGATAGCGAGATCTCGAATCAACTTATTGGTCTTATGGTATATCTCAGTATAGAGAATGATACCAAAGATCTGTATTTGTTTATAAACTCTCCTGGCGGATGGGTAATACCCGGAGTAGCTATTTATGATACTATGCAATTTGTGCAACCAGATGTGCATACAATATGCATGGGATTGGCTGCTTCAATGGGATCTTTTCTCCTGGCCGGAGGAGAAATTACCAAACGTCTAGCATTCCCTCACGCTCGGCGCCAATGAGTTTTTTTTATTTGatggaaagaaaaaagaagactaTGCCTTCGCCATATGAAATATGAATTAGTAAGTAATAATAGCATGGCACTTCGAattcgatatgatattttttttgatttcttttttttttcaaaacattaGATTATGTATCGAAAGAGTAGTATGAGAGAAAGGGCATTTCCAATTTTATCTTAGCTTTCGTGGGCCCATCTCAGCGTCacaaactttttttcttttcacacCAGAGGCTATTAacaatatttataacaatatttatgttataaaataaaagagtacgaaaaaaaaagactatttttttctttcttttttttgaaaaaaaaaagaaactttgGGATTGCTGAATCACAgacgaaataaatatataaagcaACGGAGCCATCATAGTATTTTTGAACTTTtccgaaaaaaaaaagaagggtggTAATTGGATTATTTAGTGATCTGGGTCTAATAGACGCTCtctctattttctctttttcttttttcgatgaaagaaaaaagagaatTCCATTGTAAAGCCGTATGCAATGCACAAAAAATGCCTGTACGGTTGTTCAATTCTATCTTTTTTTCTTATTATTCTTTAGCTATTTTTAGCTATTCTTCTCGCCTCATTATGTGAGTTAGAAGAACCTTTTATTATGTTATATCATCAGGGTAATGATCCATCAACCTGCTAGTTCTTTTTATGAGGCACAAACAGGAGAATTTATCCTGGAAGCGGAAGAACTACTGAAACTTCGCGAAAGCCTCACAAGGGTTTATGTACAAAGAACGGGCAAGCCCCTATGGGTTGTATCCGAAGACATGGAAAGAGATGTTTTTATGTCAGCAACAGAAGCCCAAGCTCATGGAATTGTGGATCTTGTAGcggttaaataagttaaataacaAATAGCAATAGCAACGATTTAACACCAATCCACAATTTAATTAAGATTGATTTAATCCCTCTTCTTCCTTTCCTTCTTAACTTAAGCCTAAAGCCTAAGgggttaatattttattaatctatTAAATAGAAAAAGAAGTAATTCAGAATCATCTGGTTAGGATCGATCTAAACCAGTCTATTATGTATATAATTCAGTATGCCAACTATTAAACAACTTATTAGAAATGCAAGACAGCCAATTAGAAATGTCACGAAATCCCCTGCTCTTGGGGGATGTCCTCAGCGCCGAGGAACATGTACTAGGGTGTATGTGCGACTTGTTCAGATCATGGGCTGAGAAAAAAGAAACAACTTTTTCAGTATCAACGATCCGTACCAGTGAATAGAATGGGGTTCGTCCGTTCACTATCTAAAAAAGCTAGATCTACCATATCCTTCTATTGTGTATGAAATTTATGGTTTCCATTGGCGCAAATCCAATCTTAGAATTTAAGATGAGAAAAAATTCCCCATTGGTAGCAAATGCTTATCCATTAAGCGGGGAAAATCCTATTTAAAAAGCAAAAAGATTATGCTTCGACTCTTGCAAAGAACGGACTAACAGGGTCAGCTGCCCAATTAATCCTCATCCTTACATACCGTTACTGTATAAGATAGATCTCGTTGTGAAAGATCTATTACTGGAAAATTTATGAGTAGAGCCGAAGAGTGTGAACTGTACAAGTTACCAATTAAATGAAGGAATGAGCTCCGGTGTATAGAGAGGACCTCACCGTTTAAGAAGTAACCATAGAAACGATGGAACCCACTATTTATTTATCCATTTCTATTTACTCCTTTATTTTAGTTAATATGCTTTTTTTGATACCTAGTATCAATACAATTTCTTATTTCAAGGCGAAATGAAATGCctagaaaaaaggaaaaatcgTGGTCGGGACGGTTAGAGTAGCAAAAGCCattggaatttttattttatacattGGAAGAATCCGTTTTGTTATTAATAGACTAGAAAAGAATAACTGAAAGAAAGAATTAGttattcatcaaaatttcttttattcaATGACCAGAATTAAACGGGGATATATAGCTCGTAGACGTcgaaaaaaaattagtttatttGCATCAAGCTTTCGGGGGGCTCATTCAAGACTTACTCGAACTATTACTCAACAAAGAATAAGAGCTTTGGTTTCGGCTCATCGGGATAGAGATAGGAAAAAAAGGGATTTTCGTCGTTTGTGGATCACTCGAATAAATGCAGTAATTCGTGGGGTTGGGGTATCCTATAGTTATAGTCGATTAATACACAATCTGTACAAGAAACAGTTGCTTCTGAATCGTAAAATACTTGCACAAATAGCTATCTCAAATAGGAATTGTCTTTATATGATTTCCAACGAGATTAGAAAATAAGGAGATCGGAAGGAATCCAACGAAATGCTTTAAATGAAATGGGGTTCCCTCGAGAATGAACTCGGGGAAGGTAGAGTAGaaattaatatgataaaaaattCTGATTCTGATAAGGTCATCAAAACAAGATGAGCGAAGACGctcaataaaaaaaatattttttttcttcccCAACCGGATTCGATTCTTTTGAAGGGGTAAGCCTATTTATTTCTGGTTCTAAGAGCAGTAGTTCTAGTGGTCGACTCGCTTCTTTCAAACTGTTTCTCATTATTAAGAAAGGGTAACGAAGATAAAATACGAGCTTGTTTTATAGCAATAGTAATTAATCGTTGTTGTTTTAAGGTCAATCTATTTACTCGCCTAGATAATATTTTTCCTTGTTCACTAATAAATCGACTAATTAAACTCATGTTTCTATAATCAATTCGATCCCCCGATTGGATCGGGGGCAAACGCCTACGAAAAGATCGCTTGGATTTAAGAAAGAGTCGCTTGGATTTATCCATGATTTCTTTATTCCTTATTTCTAATATTTCTAAAAGAATCCTATCCCTATCTCTATTTCTAAAATCCTATtttgaaaattcaaattatagaattaatataataaataggatttggtttgtttattttattattgtattgtttattttattattatttatcatttcaatatataatttaaatatatataaattaaaatatattaataatatttaaataaataatattaataatatagaaAGAAAATATGCGTTATATAactaattatatacttaatatattatatacctaatgtcatattttcatattctcggGAAGTGGTGACATACGAGCACTTGattcgatttatttctttatctcCCCGTGAATTGTATGTTTGTAACAATAAGGACAGAATTTCTTCAATTCCAATCGACTGGGCGTATTGTGTCGATTTTTTTGAGTAATATACCTGGAAATACCCGTTGATTCCTTATTAACGCCGTTTCGAACACAACTGGTACATTCCAAAATAATCGTTACTCGGACATCTTTACTCTTGGCCATGAACCTCCTTTGAGTTTTTAATTCacccaacttttctattttccgaTCAAAAGcgaagaagaaaggaatgaaaaaaaaaagaaataaaagttgcTAACTCAAAACCAAATCTTGAAAGATTTTGTTGCAATCAATATAGTAAATCAATATAGATTTATAGTAAATAATAAGAATAAGTAATACAACGATTTCGAACTCTATTTAGAATCAAACCACCGTACGGTATTTTCTTTAAGTATCTTGTAGGATACTGTTGTTCCAGCCACATTTCTCTTTTCGCTCTACTAGTAATTTAATTGGAGCTTGAACCCGAGTTTCGGTGAGGTTGAATCCACTTTTTTCGTTCTACCttccttatttattttatctaattcttatctaattctaaaaaaaaactaaaaaaagggGGGGGGCGAGAGAGTAGTCACAGATATTTGATTGTATCTCG
The Gossypium arboreum isolate Shixiya-1 unplaced genomic scaffold, ASM2569848v2 Contig00219, whole genome shotgun sequence genome window above contains:
- the LOC128288447 gene encoding cytochrome b6-like, translating into MKFSYTVLGGGSSWFTYLNKVYDWFEERLEIQAIADDITSKYVPPHVNIFYCLGGITLTCFLVQVATGFAMTFYYRPTVTEAFASVQYIMTEANFGWLIRSVHRWSASMMVLMMILHVFRVYLTGGFKKPRELTWVTGVVLGVLTASFGVTGYSLPRDQIGYWAVKIVTGVPEAIPVIGSPLVELLRGSASVGQSTLTRFYSLHTFVLPLLTAVFMLMHFLMIRKQGISGPL
- the LOC128288444 gene encoding photosystem II CP47 reaction center protein, with amino-acid sequence MGLPWYRVHTVVLNDPGRLLSVHIMHTALVAGWAGSMALYELAVFDPSDPVLDPMWRQGMFVIPFMTRLGITNSWGGWSITGGTITNPGIWSYEGVAGAHIVFSGLCFLAAIWHWVYWDLEIFCDERTGKPSLDLPKIFGIHLFLSGVACFGFGAFHVTGLYGPGIWVSDPYGLTGKVQPVNPAWGVEGFDPFVPGGIASHHIAAGTLGILAGLFHLSVRPPQRLYKGLRMGNIETVLSSSIAAVFFAAFVVAGTMWYGSATTPIELFGPTRYQWDQGYFQQEIYRRVSAGLAENQSLSEAWSKIPEKLAFYDYIGNNPAKGGLFRAGSMDNGDGIAVGWLGHPIFRDKDGRELFVRRMPTFFETFPVVLVDGDGIVRADVPFRRAESKYSVEQVGVTVEFYGGELNGVSYSDPATVKKYARRAQLGEIFELDRATLKSDGVFRSSPRGWFTFGHASFALLFFFGHIWHGARTLFRDVFAGIDPDLDAQVEFGAFQKLGDPTTRRQVV